A single region of the Raphanus sativus cultivar WK10039 chromosome 1, ASM80110v3, whole genome shotgun sequence genome encodes:
- the LOC108812087 gene encoding serpin-ZX yields the protein MDVRQSISLQNHVSMSLAKNVISTVSKPSNVIFSPASINVVLGIVAAGSTGATKDQILSFLNFPSIDHLNTFSSDIVSAVLADGSANGGPKLSAANGVWIDKSLSFKPSFKQLLDGSYKAASNQADFQTKAVEVIAEVNSWAEKETNGLITEVLPEGSADSMTKLIFANALYFKGTWNEKFDESLTKDGDFHLLDGNSKVTAPFMTSKKKQYVSAYDGFKVLGLPYLQGEDKRQFSMYLYLPDANNGLSDLLDKIVSNPGFLDSHIPRRQVKVGELKIPKFKFSFGFEASDVLKGLGLTSPFSGEDGLTEMVESPEMGKNLKASSIFHKACIEVNEEGTEAAAASAAVIKLRSLAVEEEIIDFVADHPFLLVVMENITGVILFIGQVIDPLH from the exons ATGGACGTGCGCCAATCAATCTCACTGCAAAACCATGTCTCCATGAGCCTCGCCAAGAACGTGATCTCCACCGTCTCTAAACCCTCCAACGTCATCTTCTCCCCGGCATCGATCAACGTCGTCCTCGGCATAGTCGCCGCCGGATCCACCGGCGCGACCAAAGACCAGATCCTCTCTTTCCTCAACTTCCCTTCCATCGATCATCTCAACACCTTCTCCTCCGATATCGTCTCCGCCGTCCTCGCCGACGGCAGCGCTAACGGCGGCCCTAAACTCTCGGCCGCTAATGGCGTCTGGATCGATAAGTCTCTGTCCTTCAAACCTTCTTTCAAGCAGCTCTTGGATGGTTCTTACAAAGCTGCTTCTAACCAAGCAGATTTTCAGACaaag GCTGTGGAAGTGATTGCTGAAGTGAATTCATGGGCTGAAAAGGAGACGAATGGGCTCATCACTGAGGTTCTACCGGAAGGATCAGCAGACAGTATGACCAAGCTGATATTTGCAAATGCTTTGTATTTCAAGGGAACATGGAACGAGAAGTTCGACGAATCGCTGACGAAAGACGGAGACTTTCACCTTCTTGACGGTAATTCCAAAGTGACTGCTCCGTTTATGACCAGCAAGAAGAAACAGTACGTGAGTGCTTATGATGGTTTCAAAGTGTTGGGGCTTCCTTACTTACAAGGAGAGGATAAGAGACAGTTCTCGATGTACTTGTATCTTCCAGATGCAAACAACGGTTTGTCTGATCTTCTCGATAAGATAGTTTCCAATCCTGGGTTCTTGGATAGCCACATTCCACGCAGACAAGTTAAGGTCGGCGAGCTCAAGATCCCCAAGTTTAAGTTCTCTTTCGGGTTCGAAGCTTCGGATGTTTTGAAAGGACTGGGACTGACTTCACCCTTCTCTGGTGAAGATGGTCTGACTGAGATGGTTGAGTCTCCAGAGATGGGGAAGAATCTAAAGGCATCAAGCATTTTCCATAAAGCGTGTATCGAGGTGAATGAAGAAGGAACTGAAGCTGCAGCTGCGTCAGCTGCAGTAATAAAGCTAAGGTCTTTGGCTGTGGAGGAAGAGATTATAGATTTTGTGGCGGACCATCCGTTTCTGTTGGTGGTCATGGAGAACATAACAGGAGTGATTCTGTTTATTGGTCAAGTCATTGATCCGTTGCATTAA
- the LOC108855815 gene encoding receptor-like protein 54, which yields MKIQLAIFFSTCFVCCVCVTIFPVPPRQDQVEILLDFKNEFPSRNCDHIWNTPDVVFRSPNISSWTKDSASFDGVVFDNATGAVTELNLGGACISGTIQANSSIFRFQHLRYLRLFINHFEASPLPSGFGRLTNLEYLDLSQNGFTGEVPSSISNLSRLTSLDLSYNKLTGRFPHIHKAYNLTLLSSIDLSYNHFSETIPSSLFTMPFLWYLDLRQNFLKDPLENMTSSPTSKLVHLDMAQNLFSYRILEPISKLPNLTHLDLSFQNTTDTINFDFLPFKSLEYLDLSGNSVSMLNTSSKNLSFLILSNCNLTEFPTFMKTLRNLRGLDVSKNRLKGKVPQWLWKLPSLGNVNLSQNSFSFLEGLPKVLLNSSLTELDLSSNSFHGSFPIIPPTIQVMAASNNYFTGDIPLTLCKASQLILLDLSYNNISGSIHRCLTNVSVLKLRNNDLTGRLPDIESGLLVLLDLAHNQISGKLPRSLVNCTSLKFLNMEGNNISDTFPFWLKALPKLEVIVLRSNRFHGPISSPERSLSFTALRIMDISLNDFNGSLPPNYFANLSEPLVNSPQGNRWPEYRGDWHYKYPTEPWYYPSIDVRNKGRNMELEKIPDTCTIIDFSGNSFGGKIPESIGFLESLIVLDLSNNRFTGHIPSSLAKLKQLESLDLSRNKLSGKIPQEIKVLTFLAYINISHNRLTGQIPQSTQIGGQSKSSFEGNIDLCGLPLEETCFREATGEPSSTETQKQEEVLNWKAAAVGYGPGVLFGLVIGQAFASYKPALFYKLFRL from the exons ATGAAAATTCAATTGGCCATTTTCTTCTCCACTTGTTTCGTTTGTTGCGTCTGTGTGACCATCTTCCCAGTTCCTCCTCGTCAGGACCAAGTTGAGATTCTTTTAGATTTCAAGAATGAGTTTCCATCCCGCAACTGCGACCATATTTGGAACACGCCGGATGTCGTGTTCCGTAGTCCAAATATAAGCTCTTGGACCAAAGACAGTGCTTCCTTCGATGGAGTTGTCTTTGATAATGCGACAGGTGCGGTTACAGAGCTAAACCTTGGTGGTGCATGTATCAGCGGCACCATCCAGGCTAATAGTAGCATCTTCCGATTCCAACACCTCAGGTACCTCCGTCTCTTTATCAACCACTTTGAGGCTTCCCCACTCCCCTCCGGATTTGGTAGACTCACCAACTTGGAGTATTTAGATCTTAGCCAGAATGGTTTTACAGGAGAAGTTCCATCATCAATCAGTAACCTAAGCCGTTTAACCTCCTTGGACCTCTCATATAACAAGCTCACCGGTCGTTTTCCCCATATACATAAG GCCTATAATTTAACCCTTCTTTCCTCTATAGACCTTTCCTATAATCACTTTTCAGAAACCATTCCTTCTTCTCTGTTCACCATGCCTTTCCTATGGTATCTTGATTTGCGCCAAAATTTTCTTAAAGACCCTCTTGAAAACATGACTTCTTCTCCAACCTCTAAGCTTGTGCATCTAGACATGGCCCAGAACCTTTTCAGTTATCGAATCCTAGAACCTATCTCAAAGTTACCTAACCTCACACATCTAGACTTATCATTTCAAAACACAACCGACACTATCAACTTCGATTTCTTGCCGTTCAAGTCTCTAGAGTATTTGGATCTTTCCGGAAACAGTGTGTCCATGCTTAATACCTCTTCTAAAAACTTGTCGTTTCTAATCTTGTCCAACTGCAACCTCACCGAGTTCCCCACGTTTATGAAGACCTTAAGGAACTTGAGAGGATTAGACGTTTCCAAGAATAGGCTTAAAGGAAAAGTGCCTCAGTGGTTATGGAAACTTCCTTCTTTGGGAAATGTAAATCTCTCTCAAAACTCCTTCAGTTTCTTGGAAGGTTTGCCAAAAGTGCTCCTTAACTCATCTCTTACCGAGTTAGATTTGAGTTCAAACAGCTTCCACGGGTCCTTTCCTATTATCCCACCCACCATCCAGGTCATGGCTgcatcaaataattatttcactGGAGACATACCTCTCACACTCTGCAAAGCATCTCAACTGATACTTCTTGATCTATCATACAACAACATCAGTGGGTCAATTCACCGGTGCTTGACAAATGTTTCGGTGTTGAAACTCCGCAACAACGACCTCACTGGGAGACTTCCTGACATAGAGAGTGGTTTATTAGTACTACTTGATCTTGCCCACAATCAAATAAGTGGGAAGCTTCCAAGGTCTCTTGTGAATTGCACAAGCCTAAAGTTTCTAAATATGGAAGGGAATAACATCAGTGATACTTTCCCTTTCTGGCTGAAGGCTTTGCCGAAACTGGAAGTCATTGTTCTGAGATCCAACAGATTCCATGGTCCCATTTCTTCTCCTGAGAGATCTCTTTCGTTTACAGCACTGAGGATAATGGACATATCACTTAACGACTTCAACGGGAGCCTGCCACCAAATTACTTTGCCAATTTGAGTGAACCTTTGGTTAATTCTCCTCAAGGTAATCGCTGGCCTGAGTACAGAGGAGATTGGCACTATAAATATCCGACCGAGCCATGGTATTATCCTTCCATTGATGTGAGAAACAAAGGAAGAAACATGGAGCTGGAAAAGATCCCAGACACATGCACAATAATTGATTTTTCAGGAAATAGTTTTGGAGGAAAGATTCCAGAATCCATAGGTTTCTTGGAATCGTTGATAGTGCTGGACTTATCTAACAACAGATTCACAGGTCATATACCATCGTCTTTGGCAAAACTTAAACAACTCGAGTCATTGGATCTATCTCGAAACAAACTTTCCGGAAAAATCCCTCAAGAGATAAAAGTCCTCACGTTTTTGGCTTACATTAACATATCACATAACAGACTCACCGGCCAAATACCACAGAGTACACAAATTGGAGGCCAATCTAAATCCTCCTTTGAAGGGAATATCGATCTTTGTGGTCTTCCTCTTGAGGAGACTTGTTTCAGGGAAGCTACTGGAGAACCATCATCAACAGAGACACAAAAGCAAGAAGAGGTGTTAAACTGGAAAGCAGCCGCAGTAGGATATGGACCCGGAGTCTTGTTTGGACTGGTGATAGGACAAGCCTTTGCTTCATATAAACCGGCTTTGTTCTATAAGTTGTTTCGCCTTTGA
- the LOC108831345 gene encoding probable RNA 3'-terminal phosphate cyclase-like protein, whose amino-acid sequence MGKTTYKRLKGSQSFRQRLLLSTLSSTPIIIDEIRADDMIPGLLRHEMSLLRLFETVSDDCVVEVNETGTRLKYKPGIIMGGKNLVHNCALTRSMGYFLEPLLLLGLFGKKPLSIRLKGVTDDAKDPSVDTFRNASLHILKRFGVPSEGLDLKIEARGVAPEGGGEVLLTVPNVQTLTAVQWVEEGMVKRIRGWTFSARVSSDFEHSMRFAARGIFNNLLPDVHIFNDHKSGPHAGKSPGYGITLVAETTAGCHISADTTVSCGRTDETGEVDDEKQERKPAEDTGVEIASWLLQEIEKGGVVDSTHQGLLFILCALCQQDVSKVRVGTLSPYGVETLRNLKEFLGVTFSFRPDPDTATVILTCVGSGLVNLSRKLS is encoded by the exons ATGGGGAAGACGACGTACAAGCGTTTGAAAGGAAGCCAGAGCTTCAGGCAGAGGCTACTTCTCTCCACCCTTTCTTCAACGCCTATCATCATCGATGAGATTCGTGCCGACGACATGATTCCCGGCCTCCTCCGTCACGAGATGTCTCTCCTCCGCCTCTTCGAGACTGTCTCCGATGACTGCGTCGTTGAGGTCAACGAGACCG GGACACGATTGAAGTACAAGCCTGGAATCATAATGGGAGGAAAGAACTTGGTTCACAATTGTGCCCTGACTCGATCCATGGGCTATTTTCTAGAGCCATTGCTTCTGTTAGGATTATTTGGAAAGAAGCCCCTTTCGATTAGGCTTAAAG GAGTTACGGATGATGCAAAGGACCCTAGCGTTGACACATTCCGTAACGCTTCTTTACACATCTTAAAGCGTTTTGGAGTCCCTTCGGAAGGTTTAGATCTTAAAATCGAAGCCCGTGGAGTAGCTCCAGAGGGAGGTGGAGAAGTTCTTTTAACTGTTCCAAATGTTCAGACTCTAACC GCGGTCCAGTGGGTAGAGGAAGGAATGGTGAAGAGGATACGTGGTTGGACCTTCTCTGCAAGAGTGTCTAGCGACTTTGAACATTCCATGAGATTCGCAGCTCGTGGAATCTTTAACAACCTCTTGCCTGATGTTCACATCTTCAACGATCACAAATCTGGCCCTCACGCTGGAAA ATCACCTGGATACGGAATAACACTGGTAGCAGAAACAACTGCAGGGTGTCACATCTCTGCAGATACAACAGTGTCTTGTGGAAGGACAGATGAGACGGGAGAGGTCGATGATGAGAAGCAAGAGAGAAAACCAGCAGAAGACACTGGAGTTGAAATAGCTTCATGGCTTCTCCAGGAGATTGAGAAAGGCGGAGTTGTTGATTCAACACACCAG ggATTGTTGTTTATACTATGTGCGTTATGCCAACAAGACGTGTCAAAGGTTCGAGTGGGAACGTTATCTCCTTATGGAGTTGAGACGTTGCGGAACTTGAAGGAGTTTTTGGGAGTTACTTTTAGCTTCAGACCTGATCCTGATACAGCAACTGTCATACTCACTTGCGTTGGAAGTGGTTTGGTTAACCTCTCCAGAAAGCTGTCTTGA
- the LOC130495900 gene encoding GDSL esterase/lipase At1g59030-like isoform X1, which produces MKFQLLCLALLFIAVETNAAKQGKNATIPALIVFGDSIMDTGNNNRLPTFLKCNFPPYGKDFPGGLATGRFSDGRVPSDLIAEKLGIAKSLPAFMNPNLKPQDLLKGVTFASGGTGYDPLTAKIMSVISVWDQLTYFKQYISTIKQHFGEKKAQDILDHSFFVVCSSSNDLAHTFMAQSHKYDRTSYANFLADSAVKFVRELHKLGAKKIGVFSAVPVGCVPLQRTVFGGLFTRGCVKPLNNMAKQFNARLSPALESLDKELDGVILYIDVYDTLFDMIQHPAKYGFEVADRGCCGRGSLAISYMCNSLNPFTCSNSSAYIFWDSYHPTERAYQVMVDNLLDKYLSKIY; this is translated from the exons ATGAAGTTTCAATTATTATGCCTTGCTTTGTTGTTCATTGCCGTTGAAACTAATGCAGCGAAGCAAGGAAAGAATGCAACAATCCCTGCGCTAATAGTTTTTGGAGATTCAATTATGGATACTGGTAATAACAATAGACTCCCAACGTTTTTGAAGTGCAATTTTCCTCCCTATGGCAAGGACTTTCCCGGCGGCTTGGCCACCGGAAGGTTTTCTGATGGAAGAGTTCCCTCAGATCTCATTG CGGAAAAGTTGGGAATAGCTAAGTCACTGCCAGCATTTATGAACCCAAATTTGAAGCCCCAAGATCTTCTTAAGGGTGTTACATTTGCATCCGGAGGAACTGGTTATGATCCATTAACGGCTAAGATTATG TCTGTGATATCAGTCTGGGATCAATTAACATATTTCAAGCAATATATATCAACGATCAAACAACATTTTGGAGAGAAAAAAGCTCAAGATATCTTGGACCATAgtttttttgttgtgtgttcTAGCAGCAACGACCTTGCTCACACTTTCATGGCTCAATCTCATAAATATGACCGTACCTCATATGCCAATTTCTTGGCTGACTCAGCAGTCAAATTCGTAAGA GAATTACATAAGCTTGGAGCTAAAAAAATAGGAGTGTTTAGCGCAGTGCCTGTTGGATGTGTACCACTTCAAAGAACAGTGTTCGGAGGTTTGTTTACAAGAGGATGTGTTAAACCTTTAAACAACATGGCTAAACAATTCAATGCAAGGCTTTCACCAGCACTAGAATCTTTAGATAAAGAGTTGGATGGTGTTATCCTCTACATTGATGTTTATGATACTCTTTTTGACATGATCCAACATCCTGCCAAATACG GTTTTGAGGTAGCTGACAGAGGATGTTGCGGTAGAGGATCTCTCGCAATATCCTACATGTGTAACTCATTGAATCCATTCACATGTTCTAATTCCTCAGCATATATATTTTGGGATAGCTACCACCCAACTGAAAGAGCTTATCAAGTCATGGTTGACAACTTGCTTGACAAATATTTAAGCAAAATCTATTGA
- the LOC130495900 gene encoding GDSL esterase/lipase At1g59030-like isoform X2, with product MKFQLLCLALLFIAVETNAAKQGKNATIPALIVFGDSIMDTGNNNRLPTFLKCNFPPYGKDFPGGLATGRFSDGRVPSDLIAEKLGIAKSLPAFMNPNLKPQDLLKGVTFASGGTGYDPLTAKIMSVISVWDQLTYFKQYISTIKQHFGEKKAQDILDHSFFVVCSSSNDLAHTFMAQSHKYDRTSYANFLADSAVKFVRELHKLGAKKIGVFSAVPVGCVPLQRTVFGGLFTRGCVKPLNNMAKQFNARLSPALESLDKELDGVILYIDVYDTLFDMIQHPAKYGCCGRGSLAISYMCNSLNPFTCSNSSAYIFWDSYHPTERAYQVMVDNLLDKYLSKIY from the exons ATGAAGTTTCAATTATTATGCCTTGCTTTGTTGTTCATTGCCGTTGAAACTAATGCAGCGAAGCAAGGAAAGAATGCAACAATCCCTGCGCTAATAGTTTTTGGAGATTCAATTATGGATACTGGTAATAACAATAGACTCCCAACGTTTTTGAAGTGCAATTTTCCTCCCTATGGCAAGGACTTTCCCGGCGGCTTGGCCACCGGAAGGTTTTCTGATGGAAGAGTTCCCTCAGATCTCATTG CGGAAAAGTTGGGAATAGCTAAGTCACTGCCAGCATTTATGAACCCAAATTTGAAGCCCCAAGATCTTCTTAAGGGTGTTACATTTGCATCCGGAGGAACTGGTTATGATCCATTAACGGCTAAGATTATG TCTGTGATATCAGTCTGGGATCAATTAACATATTTCAAGCAATATATATCAACGATCAAACAACATTTTGGAGAGAAAAAAGCTCAAGATATCTTGGACCATAgtttttttgttgtgtgttcTAGCAGCAACGACCTTGCTCACACTTTCATGGCTCAATCTCATAAATATGACCGTACCTCATATGCCAATTTCTTGGCTGACTCAGCAGTCAAATTCGTAAGA GAATTACATAAGCTTGGAGCTAAAAAAATAGGAGTGTTTAGCGCAGTGCCTGTTGGATGTGTACCACTTCAAAGAACAGTGTTCGGAGGTTTGTTTACAAGAGGATGTGTTAAACCTTTAAACAACATGGCTAAACAATTCAATGCAAGGCTTTCACCAGCACTAGAATCTTTAGATAAAGAGTTGGATGGTGTTATCCTCTACATTGATGTTTATGATACTCTTTTTGACATGATCCAACATCCTGCCAAATACG GATGTTGCGGTAGAGGATCTCTCGCAATATCCTACATGTGTAACTCATTGAATCCATTCACATGTTCTAATTCCTCAGCATATATATTTTGGGATAGCTACCACCCAACTGAAAGAGCTTATCAAGTCATGGTTGACAACTTGCTTGACAAATATTTAAGCAAAATCTATTGA
- the LOC108834813 gene encoding cell division cycle 20.1, cofactor of APC complex-like: protein MDTSSYLKAQARIPFRRYFLPRNSSKENLDRFIPNRSAMDFDYAHFALTEGREAKEEEVSPSREAYRKQLAEALNLNRTRILAFRNKPSTSVPKDHSASSSSLHYQRFQPLRPPRRIPQGSERTLDAPGFMDDIYLNILDWSSSNVVAVALDKSVCLWDASTGSVTELVRYGEDKGPVTSVNWAHDGVNLGVGLKNGEVDIWDCETKSLMRTLGGCHHEPVGSLAWNSHILTSGGMDGRIFNRDVRIRSSVVATYKGHTGEVCGLKWSGSGERLASGGRDNLVHIWDRSSSTQWLHRLRGHTSGVKALGWCPFQTHLLASGGGEEDGKIKFWNTQTGACLNSVDTGSQVSCLLWSNKERELLSSRGSQLTLWKYPSMVKMAELSGHESSVVSMSQSPDGCTVVSAAGDERLMFWNVFGVPGTAQKPVPKGSHEPFSHVARSIR from the exons ATGGACACTTCTTCGTATTTGAAAGCCCAGGCTCGCATTCCTTTTCGACGCTACTTCCTTCCCCGAAACAGCTCCAAGGAGAAC ctTGACCGATTCATACCGAACCGATCAGCGATGGATTTCGACTACGCTCACTTCGCTCTTACGGAAGGAagagaagcaaaagaagaagaggtaAGTCCATCAAGAGAAGCTTATAGAAAGCAGTTAGCTGAGGCTTTGAATCTTAACCGAACTCGAATCCTTGCCTTCAGGAACAAACCTTCTACTTCAGTCCCCAAGGATCACtctgcctcttcttcttctcttcactACCAACGGTTTCAACCCTTGAGGCCTCCTCGACGCATCCCTCAGGGTTCCGAGAGAACTCTTGATGCTCCTGGTTTTATGGATGACATCTACCTAAACATTCTCGACTGGAGCAGTTCTAATGTCGTAGCCGTCGCCTTGGACAAGTCTGTTTGTCTCTGGGATGCTTCCACCGGCTCTGTGACTGAGCTTGTCAGGTATGGCGAAGACAAAGGACCTGTCACAAGTGTGAACTGGGCACATGATGGTGTCAATCTTGGTGTTGGGCTCAAGAATGGTGAAGTAGACATTTGGGATTGTGAAACCAAGAGTCTGATGAGAACACTGGGAGGTTGCCACCACGAACCAGTTGGGTCGTTGGCGTGGAACAGTCACATCCTGACGAGTGGAGGAATGGACGGACGTATCTTCAACAGGGATGTGCGGATCAGGTCATCCGTTGTGGCGACTTACAAGGGTCACACTGGAGAGGTTTGTGGGCTCAAGTGGTCAGGATCTGGTGAGCGACTAGCTAGTGGTGGCAGGGACAATCTAGTGCACATATGGGATCGTTCTAGTTCAACGCAGTGGCTGCACAGGCTCAGGGGGCATACATCTGGGGTTAAAGCTCTCGGTTGGTGTCCTTTCCAAACCCATTTGCTTGCATCTGGAGGTGGTGAAGAAGACGGGAAGATAAAGTTCTGGAACACTCAGACAGGGGCTTGCTTGAATTCGGTTGACACTGGTTCCCAAGTTTCTTGTCTGTTATGGAGCAACAAGGAAAGAGAGCTGCTTAGCTCACGTGGGTCTCAGCTCACACTGTGGAAGTACCCATCGATGGTGAAAATGGCTGAGCTTTCTGGTCATGAATCGAGCGTTGTATCTATGTCCCAGAGTCCAGATGGTTGTACTGTAGTTTCTGCAGCTGGAGACGAGAGACTGATGTTTTGGAATGTTTTTGGAGTACCTGGCACCGCCCAAAAACCTGTTCCAAAAGGATCTCATGAGCCGTTTTCTCATGTGGCTCGTAGTATTCGGTGA